From the genome of Solanum lycopersicum chromosome 7, SLM_r2.1:
CTTATGTCTGGTCTTGTTGTTGTTAAGTACAACAACTTCCCAATTATCCTTTGGTATCCTGTTATATGTACAAGTAATGCATCATCCTTATTTCCAGTGCATTCATCATAGTCTTTAGACCTCAGGATATCTATtccaagaaaaaaattcaactctCCCAAATCTTTgaccttgattttttttgtgcAACACTTTCTTTGTGTCATGTATGACAGCTTCACTACTACCCGTGATCAACATTGTCATCTACATACACCAATATAATCACAATGTCACTATCCATTTTTTTGGTAAACATGGAATAGTCATATTTGCTTTGACAATATCTAACATCTATTAAAGCTTCTGTCAACTTGATGTTCCACTGCCTTGAAGCCTGCTTTAACTCGTATAAAGACTTGTTCAGCTTGCACACCTTGCTTTTGTCTTGTTTCTGAAAACCTTGTGGGAGTTCCATGTAAACCTCCTCATCTAAATCACCTTGAAGAAAATCATTATCTACATCCATCTGACATAGATTCCATCCTCTAGATGGTGCTAGTGGTATAAAGGACCTCACTGTAACCATCTTTATTACAGGAGAAAAAGTCTCATGATAATCAATCCCCTCTTTTTGACTATAtccttttgcaactagccttGTTTTGTATCTATCTACCTCTCCATTTTCCTGATATTTTATCTTGTATATCCACTTAGAGCCAATGGGATTTTTGCCTTTTGGAAGATCAACGATGTCCCATGTATTATTGTCTTCTAATGCCTTAACTTCTTGTTTCATTGCTGCCACCCATATATCATCCTAGATGCTTCTTGAAAATTTTGTGGTTCTAGTTATGCTGAGAAATTAACCAATATTATCCTGCACTTTGTAGATAACTTGAGATAAGACACATAATTGGATATGCGATAAGATTATTTACCCTTTCCTTTTGCAATAACATAGACTTCAAGCCATAATGGTGGTTTAATGGTTCTGCCTGACCTTCTTGGATCTTGTGTATATGCATGAGGCTCAAGAGTGAGTTTAACTACAAGATCATTTCCCTTATTTGCAGTATGATGAATAGTATCCTCAACATATTCTATATTATCTTTTGCACATTccacaacatcatcaatatcatCCTCCATAGCATCTGCATTATCTATAGCATTTTCAGGGCCCTCTATTGGATGAACTACCACAAAATCCACATTATTATAGTCTTCTATCTCATGATCGACTAATTCTGGCGACATATCCTTCCTATAAGGAGATGGAGGATAGACTAGTATTCTGCTAGAGGATAAGGAAAATGGAAACAAATGTTATTTAAAAACGTCTCCGCTTACGAAAAATTGCTTAGTAGCATAATCATGTAACATATATCCTTTTTGAGTGGAGGAGTACCCCATCAAGATAGCAGGTTTAGACCTTATATCAAAACTTATCAAACTTCACTAAGTTAGTGGCATAACCAAGACAACCAAACACTCTCAAATGAGTAAGTGAGGGACCCTTTTTATATAGTAACTCATAAGGATAATGATCTTTCAAAATCTGAGTCAGAAGTTTGTTCAAGAGATAAACAGCACCTTGGATACATTCACCCCAGTATGTAGCAGGGATAttagcttgaaacttgagttCCCTTGCCACATTCAAAATATGTCTATGCTTCCTTTCAACAATACCGTTTTGTTGAGAAGCATATACACAACTACTTCGATGAACAATACCATAAGTATCAAAAAGATCATGACACGGTTTGTTAAAAGATTCAGTGCCATTATCTGATCTAACAACTTTGAAGACAGTATTAAATTGAGTCTTTATTAAGCACAAGAAAGACTTTCAATACAGTGATTACCTCACTCGTCATCTGCAACATGTAAACCCAACTATATCTAGTGTAATCATCAACAATAGTGAGAAACAAATGTTTCTTATCATGAGTAGGAGTTCTGTAAGGAACCCAAACATCGAGATGAATCAGTTCCAAAGACTTGACACTTCTAGAAACACTAGGAGGAAATACTAATATACTCTGTTTGGCTAAAGGACATATTGGAAAATCTTTAGTTGCACTAGCAGCTGAGTTTTTTGCAACCAATCCAGGCATGCGCATAGCTTGCAATGATGGATGTCCTATTCTTTGATGCCATATCTCAGTAGTTATGGACTTCGCTTCTGGTTCTGTGGATCTTAAATCACCATTAATGAAACAGTCGCCCTTCAAGCTTTGCATAACAACATATAGTCCTCCGTCTTCCTTACCAATCCCTCTTACCCTGCCGTTGTAAAGATCCTAGAATATGCAAAAATCAGGGGGAAAAGTGACAGAGCATGATAGACTCTTGGTTAGTTTTGAGACTGACAATAAGTTATACTTGAAGGCGAGAACATACAAGACATTATCCACTTTCATATCTTCTAGAAAATCAGTAGATCATATATTTGTGATATCAGAAATTCCTCCATATGGAAAATGAACCTGTTGACTATTAGATGTTGGAATCTCAACTAAATCTTTTAGCATATTAATGGAATAGGTTATATGATGTGTAGCACCAGAGACTATGATCCAGGCATTGCAGCCAATTTCGGTTAATAAAGAAGTAACAGTACCTGCTAAATTGATTTGATGATCAGGAGATTCCTTCCTTTCATTCAGGAGTTCCTACATTTGCTTGTATTGCTTATTAGAGAACCTAGGCCCATTCCTCCCATACAACTGTTGGAGTTGTCGATATTGTTCATCAGTAAATGCAAGTCGACCAAATCCACTAAATTCATTAGACTCGGATCTATCATTCCCATTCATAACATTGTGTGCTgcaaaatttttctttctctcaaaGCCTGAATTTGATGGTTTCTTATCAAATTTTTGGTGATAAGGCTTCTTCTCAACATTTAGAGGATATTGTTTCTTCTTAAATTCATTATTAGAAAACTTGTTCGAATCGTCGGTATGTCCAGGACTACCTATTAGCCAGTAGCATTTATATTGAATATGGCCACCCTTGCCACAATAATCATATTTGATGAAGGGCTTTTTGCCTTTGTATGAATGAGTCTTACTGAATTGCATAGACATGTATTCTCCTTTACCCGTCAAAGCCAGAAAAGAGCATGATCTTTGACTTTCGTCCTCACTGAGCATAGCATAAGCTTGATTTAGTGAGGGTTCAACGGTTTTCAACAGTAGTTGGCGACGTATTTGGTCATGTGACTCATTCAATCCACTAAGAAATTGAAGCAATTGTTTCCCCTGTAAATGTTCAATATACTCTTTCAATTTTGCACAATCACAACCAAGTGTAGGCACTAGAGCATCAAACTCAGCCCAAAGCACTCTCAGCTTAGTGAAATACACAACAATCTAATCTCTGCCCTGCAAAAGTGTAGCAATTTCCTTATGCAACTAGAAAATTTGAACTCTGTTTACCTTATCAAATCTCTACTTGAGGTCCTCCCAAATGTGATGTGCATCCGAAGAATATACGATTCCACTGAGAAGACACATTGAGACAGTATTCATGATCCATGATAAACTGATTGCATTACCGGTATCCCAATCTTCATGTAATTCTTCACTAAATTGATCCTTTCTGCAATTTCCTGTGACGAAGCCCAACTTGCGTTTAGCTTGCAATGCAATTGTCACAGATCTACGCCACAAACCATAATTTTCTGATACCGTTAATTTCGTCGGAATTAGCACCGATACTGGAGTATCGGAAGGATGAACATACAGTAAATGAGTATTGGTTATTTTTTCAGCAATTGATTCTGATTGCTGATCAGCAACTATTTCTGATCACGACTCCGGCATCTTTTGAAGAACATGATCAATTTGATCTAATGATTAACGTGTGATCCCAGTCACagttgctctgataccatgttaattTCAGTAAATCGAGCTACATCAATGGCAGAAACATTCAACAGAGTAGCTCAGAGAAAATAAGGAGAACAGATATTTTAATCTATTGGATTAGGATCAGTACGATTACAATATTTATACACTAATTgctatatataaaatcatgtgCAGCTCATGTATTAGTTAGTTGTTAATCCACCAACTAATTAACAGTAACACCC
Proteins encoded in this window:
- the LOC138337416 gene encoding uncharacterized protein — encoded protein: MVIMFTWLMHALRNSVDNKLDVKTVSVLIPTKLTVSENYGLWRRSVTIALQAKRKLGFVTGNCRKDQFSEELHEDWDTGNAISLSWIMNTVSMCLLSGILRVLWAEFDALVPTLGCDCAKLKEYIEHLQGKQLLQFLSGLNESHDQIRRQLLLKTVEPSLNQAYAMLSEDESQRSCSFLALTGKGEYMSMQFSKTHSYKGKKPFIKYDYCGKGGHIQYKCYWLIGSPGHTDDSNKFSNNEFKKKQYPLNVEKKPYHQKFDKKPSNSGFERKKNFAAHNVMNGNDRSESNEFSGFGRLAFTDEQYRQLQQLYGRNGPRVRGIGKEDGGLYVVMQSLKGDCFINGDLRSTEPEAKSITTEIWHQRIGHPSLQAMRMPGLVAKNSAASATKDFPICPLAKQSILVFPPSVSRSVKSLELIHLDVWVPYRTPTHDKKHLFLTIVDDYTRYSWVYMLQMTNNGTESFNKPCHDLFDTYGIVHRSSCVYASQQNGIVERKHRHILNVARELKFQANIPATYWGECIQGAVYLLNKLLTQILKDHYPYELLYKKGPSLTHLRVFGCLGYATNLVKFDKF